One genomic region from Streptomyces sp. NBC_01431 encodes:
- a CDS encoding MarR family winged helix-turn-helix transcriptional regulator, with product MATEQAEPFDDSFADVLAGVQRLIRRRLRRGQSAPRLRGAHVELLRLVAVKPGIGVSAAAKELYLAGNSVSTLVNQLVKDGYLRRETDPGDRRSARLFATPAALARLHDWQRRRAALVRQQVACLDAADRAALAAALPALRRLAENLHEEAEGP from the coding sequence GTGGCTACCGAACAGGCAGAGCCGTTCGACGACTCCTTCGCCGATGTGCTCGCCGGTGTCCAGCGGCTCATCCGGCGGCGCCTGCGCCGCGGGCAGAGCGCGCCGCGGCTGCGCGGGGCGCACGTCGAACTGCTCAGGCTCGTCGCCGTCAAGCCCGGCATCGGGGTGTCGGCCGCCGCCAAGGAGTTGTACCTCGCGGGCAACTCGGTCTCCACACTCGTCAACCAGCTGGTCAAGGACGGGTACCTGAGGCGCGAGACCGATCCGGGCGACCGCCGCTCGGCACGGCTCTTCGCGACCCCCGCGGCCCTGGCCCGGCTGCACGACTGGCAGCGGCGCCGCGCCGCGCTCGTACGGCAGCAAGTGGCGTGCCTGGACGCGGCCGACCGGGCCGCCCTCGCCGCCGCACTGCCCGCCCTGCGCCGGCTCGCCGAGAACCTGCACGAGGAAGCGGAGGGACCATGA
- a CDS encoding DUF2127 domain-containing protein, whose translation MKIDWDRRTCARRGHVTYAPQESVLRDRLRAETSMGEAWRCLRCGDFALGAPHGTGPAEDAPLVPRGKVLRDLFILRFLAVERAVRGVFIVLVAIAVWKFSNTQDSVRRFFDEYLDVLRPVFRHFHYDLDHSPVVGTIQKTFNYKHSTLVIVAVALLVYALIEIVEGVGLWRAKRWAEYLTVVATAMFLPLEIYELTEKISWVKIVTLAINILAVLYILLAKRLFGLRGGHAAFEAERHSASLLEVETTAGVATHR comes from the coding sequence ATGAAGATCGACTGGGACCGGCGCACCTGCGCGCGCCGCGGCCATGTCACCTATGCCCCGCAGGAGAGCGTCCTGCGCGACCGGCTGCGGGCCGAGACCTCGATGGGCGAGGCCTGGCGCTGTCTGCGCTGCGGCGACTTCGCCCTCGGCGCGCCGCACGGTACGGGCCCCGCCGAGGACGCCCCGCTGGTGCCCCGCGGCAAGGTGCTGCGCGATCTGTTCATCCTGCGCTTTCTGGCCGTCGAGCGGGCCGTGCGCGGCGTGTTCATCGTGCTCGTGGCGATCGCGGTGTGGAAGTTCAGCAACACCCAGGACTCGGTGCGCCGGTTCTTCGACGAGTACCTCGACGTGCTGCGGCCGGTCTTCCGCCACTTCCACTACGACCTCGACCACTCGCCGGTCGTGGGAACCATCCAGAAGACCTTCAACTACAAGCACTCCACCCTGGTGATCGTCGCGGTGGCGCTGCTCGTGTACGCGCTCATCGAGATCGTCGAGGGCGTCGGCCTGTGGCGGGCCAAGCGCTGGGCGGAGTACCTGACGGTCGTCGCCACGGCGATGTTCCTGCCGCTGGAGATCTACGAGCTCACCGAGAAGATCAGCTGGGTGAAGATCGTCACCCTGGCGATCAACATCCTCGCCGTCCTCTACATCCTGCTCGCCAAGCGCCTGTTCGGGCTCCGGGGCGGCCACGCCGCCTTCGAGGCCGAACGGCACAGCGCCTCGCTCCTCGAAGTGGAGACCACGGCGGGCGTCGCGACACACCGCTGA
- a CDS encoding alpha/beta hydrolase: MQLFTKPVRWAAAAACGLLAAAALPAGAASAAANAGTPPVPDRYRHQKLDWQPCVSGTLQCAAMSVPRDWYHPDAGPSLTVRVSRHQAADPAARRGVLMMAAGGPGASGLPRPANLAKGSAKLSAAYDIVSFDQRGVGASTNVVCSDQDKVDAFFSSGDLRDRSGQALRATFDRARDFVQDCERESGGLLPYITTDQAVHDMDLFRSLLGVAKVSYYGPSYASFLGAYYATEFPRRVERVVLDSNVDFTGSWQSFLVGQPMSFQRRFEQDFLPWLAKNDQAYHQGATPAEAKASYERLRAALHDRPLDLEGTLITPNQLDVAATNAMYEAHSGFPALASLLSLLEDPDSAPADARKAVANQMKHPMGANFFADFFSVTCGDTPWNRDSRYWVDKSAEATRVNPLAGARELTFSAICANWPRSKAPHIKVTGKGLPPVLMLNSIHDPATYYESAVRAHRGLAGSRLITVNDGDHGQYQTGNACADTYVDDYLVDGALPAADTTCEGVPLPEPAARG, from the coding sequence ATGCAGTTGTTCACCAAGCCGGTCCGCTGGGCCGCGGCCGCCGCGTGCGGTCTGCTGGCCGCCGCCGCTCTGCCGGCCGGCGCGGCGAGCGCCGCCGCCAACGCGGGCACCCCGCCCGTGCCGGACCGCTACCGCCATCAGAAGCTCGACTGGCAGCCGTGCGTGTCCGGCACGCTTCAGTGCGCGGCGATGTCCGTGCCGCGGGACTGGTACCACCCGGACGCCGGGCCGAGCCTCACCGTGCGGGTGTCCCGCCATCAGGCGGCCGACCCGGCCGCCCGGCGCGGGGTGCTCATGATGGCGGCGGGCGGCCCCGGCGCCTCGGGCCTGCCGCGCCCGGCCAACCTGGCCAAGGGCAGCGCGAAGCTCTCGGCGGCGTACGACATCGTCAGCTTCGACCAGCGCGGCGTCGGCGCGTCCACCAACGTGGTCTGCTCGGACCAGGACAAGGTCGACGCCTTCTTCTCCAGCGGCGACCTGAGGGACCGCTCCGGGCAGGCGCTGCGGGCGACGTTCGACCGGGCCCGTGACTTCGTGCAGGACTGCGAGCGCGAGTCGGGCGGGCTGCTGCCGTACATCACGACCGACCAGGCCGTGCACGACATGGACCTGTTCCGCTCGCTGCTCGGCGTGGCCAAGGTGTCCTACTACGGCCCGTCCTACGCGTCCTTCCTCGGGGCGTACTACGCGACCGAGTTCCCGCGCCGGGTGGAGCGGGTCGTCCTGGACAGCAACGTCGACTTCACGGGCAGCTGGCAGTCGTTCCTGGTGGGGCAGCCGATGAGCTTCCAGCGCCGGTTCGAGCAGGACTTCCTGCCGTGGCTGGCGAAGAACGACCAGGCGTACCACCAGGGCGCGACGCCCGCCGAGGCCAAGGCGTCCTACGAGCGGCTCCGGGCCGCGCTGCACGACCGGCCACTCGACCTGGAGGGCACGCTCATCACGCCCAACCAGCTCGACGTCGCCGCGACCAACGCGATGTACGAAGCGCACAGCGGGTTCCCCGCGCTCGCCTCCCTGCTGAGCCTGCTCGAAGACCCCGACAGCGCGCCCGCGGACGCGAGGAAGGCCGTCGCGAACCAGATGAAGCACCCCATGGGCGCCAACTTCTTCGCCGACTTCTTCTCGGTCACCTGCGGGGACACCCCGTGGAACCGGGACAGCCGCTATTGGGTGGACAAGAGCGCCGAGGCGACGCGCGTCAACCCCCTTGCCGGAGCACGGGAGTTGACGTTCAGCGCGATCTGCGCGAACTGGCCGCGGTCCAAGGCGCCGCACATCAAGGTGACCGGCAAGGGCCTGCCGCCCGTTCTGATGCTCAACTCGATACACGACCCGGCGACCTACTACGAGAGCGCGGTGCGCGCCCATCGCGGTCTGGCGGGCTCGCGCCTGATCACCGTGAACGACGGCGACCACGGCCAGTACCAGACCGGCAACGCCTGCGCGGACACGTACGTCGACGACTACCTGGTGGACGGCGCGCTGCCCGCCGCGGACACCACCTGCGAGGGGGTCCCGCTCCCCGAGCCCGCGGCACGCGGCTGA
- a CDS encoding TetR/AcrR family transcriptional regulator, which translates to MTGRQERDTDTGTGRDAILRAARRAFTLRPYAEVTMRQIAADAGVSASLIVKRFGSKEHLFHTVADFGPAADALFAAAPQALGRHLVLTMVRMRREDQGDPLLRAVFSLGNMDERTLLRERFREQVTSRLAGQLPGEDRELRAELIAGLLLGLGATLSLHRPGAGERATPEQLADLYAPAVQRLITGSG; encoded by the coding sequence ATGACCGGGCGGCAGGAGCGCGACACGGACACCGGGACGGGCCGGGACGCGATCTTGCGGGCGGCCCGCCGGGCGTTCACACTGCGGCCGTACGCCGAGGTCACGATGCGCCAGATCGCCGCGGACGCGGGGGTGAGCGCCTCCCTCATCGTCAAGCGGTTCGGCAGCAAGGAGCACCTCTTCCACACGGTGGCCGACTTCGGGCCCGCGGCCGACGCGCTGTTCGCGGCGGCGCCGCAGGCGCTCGGCCGGCACCTGGTGCTGACAATGGTGCGGATGCGCCGCGAGGACCAGGGCGATCCGCTGCTGCGGGCGGTCTTCTCCCTGGGGAACATGGATGAACGCACCCTGCTGCGGGAGCGGTTCCGCGAGCAGGTCACGTCCCGGCTGGCGGGTCAACTGCCTGGTGAGGACCGGGAGTTGAGGGCCGAGTTGATCGCCGGTCTGCTACTGGGTCTCGGCGCGACCCTGAGTCTGCACCGGCCGGGCGCCGGGGAACGCGCCACGCCCGAGCAGCTGGCGGATCTCTACGCGCCGGCTGTGCAGCGTCTCATCACCGGCTCCGGCTGA
- a CDS encoding MFS transporter, producing the protein MPPAISAPAESSRPRFFVGVLAFCGVVVAVMQTLVVPLLPHVPALTGSTPAAASWLVTVTLLTGAVFTPVLGRAGDMYGKRRVLLVSLGVLTAGSVMCAVSSHIGVLIAGRGLQGAALAVIPLGISIMRDELPPAKVLPSVALMSSTLGIGAAIGLPVAALVVEHFDWHTMFWASAVLGVLDIALVLVCVPESPLRSRGRFDAVGALGLSTALVATLLAITQGADWGWTSPRTLALLGAAVVMWPLWGVYELRTRSPLVDLRVSARPAVLLTNVAALLIGFAFYANSLVTAQMVQEPRSTGYGLGASIVVSGLCLLPGGLAMVALSPVSAKISAAYGPKTALAIAAAIMVVGYVVRFFTSHSLPLIIAGATVVASGTAIAYSALPALVMRAVPVGETGAANGLNTLMRSVGQACCSAVVAAVLANVTFRVGGQTAPTLHAYLLVFLIAAGAALAALLATLCLPGRGTPVSGSVGADRAAGAPGRTTAEESA; encoded by the coding sequence ATGCCCCCAGCGATATCCGCGCCCGCCGAATCGTCGCGCCCCCGCTTCTTCGTCGGGGTCCTGGCGTTCTGCGGGGTGGTCGTGGCCGTCATGCAGACGCTGGTGGTACCCCTGCTTCCCCATGTGCCGGCGCTGACCGGCAGCACTCCCGCCGCGGCGAGCTGGCTGGTGACAGTCACGCTGCTGACCGGCGCGGTCTTCACTCCGGTGCTCGGCCGGGCCGGCGACATGTACGGCAAACGCCGGGTACTGCTCGTCTCGCTCGGGGTGCTCACGGCGGGTTCGGTGATGTGCGCGGTCAGCTCCCACATCGGGGTACTGATCGCGGGCCGCGGACTACAGGGCGCGGCCCTCGCGGTGATTCCGCTGGGCATCAGCATCATGCGCGACGAGCTTCCGCCTGCGAAGGTGCTCCCTTCGGTGGCTCTGATGAGTTCGACGCTCGGGATCGGCGCCGCCATCGGGCTGCCGGTGGCCGCCCTGGTCGTCGAGCACTTCGACTGGCACACCATGTTCTGGGCGTCGGCCGTGCTCGGAGTGCTCGACATCGCCCTGGTGCTGGTCTGCGTGCCGGAGTCCCCGCTGCGCTCGCGCGGCCGGTTCGACGCGGTGGGGGCGCTCGGGCTCTCGACGGCGCTGGTGGCCACGCTGCTCGCCATCACCCAGGGCGCCGACTGGGGATGGACGTCCCCGCGCACCCTCGCGCTGCTCGGCGCGGCCGTGGTGATGTGGCCGCTCTGGGGCGTCTACGAGCTGCGCACCCGCTCCCCGCTGGTCGATCTGCGGGTCTCCGCCCGGCCCGCGGTGCTCCTCACCAATGTGGCGGCGCTTTTGATCGGTTTCGCCTTTTACGCGAACTCGCTGGTGACCGCGCAGATGGTGCAGGAGCCCAGGAGCACCGGGTACGGACTCGGTGCCTCCATCGTGGTGAGCGGGCTCTGTCTGCTGCCGGGCGGTCTCGCGATGGTGGCGCTCTCCCCCGTGTCGGCCAAGATCTCGGCGGCGTACGGCCCGAAGACCGCGCTCGCGATCGCGGCCGCGATCATGGTGGTGGGCTATGTCGTGCGGTTCTTCACCAGCCACAGCCTGCCCCTGATCATCGCGGGGGCCACGGTCGTGGCGTCCGGCACCGCGATCGCGTACTCGGCGCTGCCCGCGCTGGTCATGCGTGCCGTGCCGGTCGGCGAGACGGGCGCCGCCAACGGCCTCAACACGCTGATGCGGTCGGTCGGTCAGGCCTGTTGCAGCGCGGTGGTGGCCGCGGTCCTGGCCAATGTGACGTTCCGGGTCGGCGGGCAGACGGCGCCGACGCTGCACGCCTATCTGCTGGTGTTCCTCATCGCGGCCGGTGCCGCGCTCGCGGCCCTGCTCGCCACCCTGTGCCTGCCGGGCCGCGGCACGCCGGTCAGCGGTAGCGTCGGGGCGGACCGGGCCGCGGGCGCGCCGGGACGTACGACGGCCGAGGAGAGCGCATGA
- a CDS encoding cytochrome P450, producing the protein MTGSNTSVNTDHTATDTGSVSFPQNRSCPYHPPTAYQPLREERPLARVRLFDGRGVWMVTGHAEARALLADPRLSSNRESDAFPSPSARFSGISRRRTALLGVDDPEHATQRRMLIPSFTLKRTASLRPRIQRTVDRLLDQMIEQGPPADLVNAFALPVPSMVICALLGVPYEDHEFFEGQSRKLLRGPEARDTEAARDALEDYFRKLIDRKQKDRGDGLLDELIEQRLNEGTLDRQELVEFCTILLVAGHETTANMISLGTFTLLEHPEQLAELRSESALMPAAVEELLRFLSIADGMLRLALEDIEIGGRTIRAGEGVVFSTSLINRDESAYEDPDLLDWHRSSRHHVAFGFGIHQCLGQNLARAEMEIALRSLFDRLPHLRLAVPADRIPFKPGDTIQGMIELPVAW; encoded by the coding sequence ATGACAGGCAGCAACACCAGCGTCAACACCGACCACACCGCCACCGACACGGGCAGCGTCTCCTTCCCGCAGAACCGCAGCTGCCCCTACCACCCGCCCACCGCATATCAGCCGCTGCGCGAGGAGCGCCCGCTCGCCCGGGTGCGCCTCTTCGACGGCCGCGGCGTGTGGATGGTCACCGGCCACGCCGAGGCGCGCGCCCTGCTCGCCGACCCGAGACTGTCCTCGAACCGGGAGAGCGACGCCTTCCCCTCCCCGTCGGCCCGCTTCAGCGGCATCAGCAGGCGCCGCACGGCGCTGCTCGGCGTCGACGACCCCGAGCACGCCACCCAGCGCCGGATGCTGATCCCGAGCTTCACGCTCAAACGCACCGCCTCGCTGCGGCCGCGGATCCAGCGGACCGTGGACCGGCTCCTGGACCAGATGATCGAGCAGGGTCCGCCCGCCGACCTGGTGAACGCGTTCGCGCTGCCGGTGCCGTCGATGGTGATCTGCGCGCTGCTCGGCGTCCCGTACGAGGACCACGAGTTCTTCGAGGGACAGTCCCGCAAGCTGCTTCGCGGCCCCGAGGCCCGCGACACGGAGGCGGCCCGCGACGCTCTGGAGGACTACTTCAGAAAACTGATCGACCGCAAACAGAAGGACCGGGGCGACGGGCTGCTCGACGAACTCATCGAGCAGCGCCTGAACGAGGGCACGCTCGACCGGCAGGAACTGGTGGAGTTCTGCACCATCCTGCTCGTCGCGGGCCACGAGACCACCGCCAACATGATCTCGCTCGGCACCTTCACCCTGCTCGAACACCCCGAGCAGTTGGCCGAGTTGCGCTCCGAGTCGGCGCTGATGCCGGCCGCGGTGGAGGAACTGCTGCGCTTCCTCTCGATCGCCGACGGGATGCTGCGCCTGGCCCTGGAGGACATCGAGATCGGCGGCCGAACGATCCGCGCCGGCGAGGGCGTCGTCTTCTCGACGTCCCTCATCAACCGGGACGAGAGCGCCTACGAGGATCCCGACCTCCTCGACTGGCACCGCTCCAGCCGCCACCACGTCGCCTTCGGCTTCGGCATCCACCAGTGTCTCGGGCAGAACCTGGCGCGGGCCGAGATGGAGATCGCGCTGCGCTCCCTCTTCGACCGGCTGCCCCACCTGCGCCTGGCGGTGCCCGCCGACCGGATCCCCTTCAAGCCGGGCGACACCATTCAGGGCATGATCGAACTCCCCGTCGCCTGGTAG
- a CDS encoding ABC transporter permease, which produces MSAAPAAPHPASADPTGRALDLLLVPPRPRTGWRVLPARVGALCAVELQKLRHDRAELYTRAVQPALWLLIFGETFTRIKAIPTGGIPYIDYLAPGIIAQSAMFIAIFYGIMIIWEGDSGILTKLLVTPTPRSALITGKAFAAGVKALIQAVVVIVIAALLGVAMTWNPLRLLGVGAAVVLGSAFFSCLSMSIAGIVLTRDRLMGIGQAITMPLFFGSSALYPVSIMPGWLQAVSKANPLSYQVDALRGLLLGTPSHLALDYGVLLVAAVLGVLAASSLLGRLAR; this is translated from the coding sequence ATGTCCGCAGCACCCGCCGCACCGCATCCCGCCTCGGCTGACCCCACCGGCCGGGCCCTCGATCTGCTTCTCGTCCCGCCGCGGCCCCGCACCGGCTGGCGCGTGCTGCCCGCACGGGTCGGCGCCCTGTGCGCGGTCGAGCTGCAAAAGCTCCGGCACGACCGCGCCGAGCTCTACACCCGGGCCGTGCAGCCCGCCCTGTGGCTGCTGATCTTCGGTGAGACCTTCACCCGCATCAAGGCGATCCCGACCGGCGGTATCCCGTACATCGACTATCTGGCGCCCGGCATCATCGCCCAGTCCGCGATGTTCATCGCCATCTTCTACGGCATCATGATCATCTGGGAGGGGGACTCCGGCATCCTCACCAAACTCCTCGTCACCCCCACCCCTCGCTCGGCCCTCATCACCGGAAAGGCCTTCGCGGCCGGGGTCAAGGCGCTGATCCAGGCGGTCGTGGTGATCGTCATCGCCGCGCTGCTCGGCGTCGCCATGACGTGGAACCCGCTGCGGCTGCTCGGCGTCGGGGCTGCAGTGGTCCTCGGTTCGGCGTTCTTCTCCTGCCTGTCCATGTCGATCGCCGGGATCGTACTGACCCGTGACCGCCTGATGGGCATCGGCCAGGCCATCACCATGCCGCTGTTCTTCGGCTCCAGCGCCCTCTACCCGGTGTCGATCATGCCGGGCTGGCTTCAGGCCGTCAGCAAGGCCAACCCGCTGAGCTATCAGGTCGACGCCCTGCGCGGACTCCTGCTCGGCACGCCCTCCCATCTCGCCCTCGACTACGGAGTGTTGCTGGTCGCCGCCGTGCTCGGCGTCCTGGCGGCGTCCTCCCTGCTCGGCAGACTGGCCCGCTGA
- a CDS encoding ferredoxin, whose product MRIGIDQDVCIGAGQCVLTAPDVFTQNDDGFSELLAGREDGAGSPLVREAARACPVQAITVEE is encoded by the coding sequence ATGCGGATCGGTATCGACCAGGACGTCTGCATTGGCGCGGGGCAGTGTGTGCTGACGGCCCCCGACGTCTTCACCCAGAACGACGACGGGTTCAGTGAACTGCTCGCCGGTCGCGAGGACGGCGCCGGCAGCCCGCTGGTCCGCGAAGCCGCCCGCGCCTGCCCCGTGCAGGCCATCACCGTGGAGGAGTGA
- a CDS encoding ABC transporter ATP-binding protein: MSDDDAVVCSGLEYAFGETRAVDGLDLAVATGEVFGLLGPNGAGKTTAIRCITTLLPVPAGRVRVFGHDAAGERMAVRRLLGYVPQQLSADAGLTGRENVALFARVFDVPRKESARRVEQALYAVDLTEAADRMAKTYSGGMIRRLELAQALVSAPRLLILDEPTIGLDPIARTSVWEHINAVRRATGMTVLVTTHYMDEADQYCDRVALMHRGRIRALGTPDGLRSDLRERRQGSGPDDPIPTLEDVFREIAGSGLDSQGGDFRDVRSTRRTASRLG; the protein is encoded by the coding sequence ATGAGCGACGACGACGCGGTGGTGTGCAGCGGCCTGGAGTACGCGTTCGGCGAGACCAGAGCGGTCGACGGGCTCGACCTGGCCGTCGCCACGGGCGAGGTCTTCGGCCTGCTCGGCCCGAACGGCGCGGGCAAGACCACCGCGATCCGCTGCATCACCACCCTGCTGCCGGTACCGGCCGGCCGCGTTCGGGTGTTCGGGCACGACGCGGCCGGGGAACGCATGGCCGTGCGCCGCCTGCTCGGCTACGTACCGCAGCAGCTGTCCGCCGACGCGGGCCTGACCGGACGCGAGAACGTGGCGCTGTTCGCCCGCGTCTTCGACGTCCCCCGCAAGGAAAGCGCCCGCCGCGTCGAGCAGGCGCTGTACGCCGTCGACCTCACGGAGGCCGCCGACCGGATGGCCAAGACGTACTCGGGCGGCATGATCCGCCGCCTGGAACTCGCCCAGGCGCTGGTCAGCGCGCCCCGGCTGCTCATCCTGGACGAGCCGACCATCGGCCTGGACCCGATCGCCCGCACCAGCGTGTGGGAACACATCAACGCCGTACGCCGAGCCACCGGCATGACCGTGCTCGTCACCACCCACTACATGGACGAGGCCGACCAGTACTGCGACCGCGTCGCCCTCATGCACCGCGGCCGGATCCGCGCCCTGGGAACGCCCGACGGCCTCAGGTCCGACCTGCGCGAGCGCCGCCAAGGCAGTGGCCCGGACGATCCCATACCCACGCTGGAGGACGTCTTCCGCGAGATCGCCGGCAGTGGGCTCGACAGTCAGGGAGGTGACTTCCGCGATGTCCGCAGCACCCGCCGCACCGCATCCCGCCTCGGCTGA
- a CDS encoding cytochrome c oxidase assembly protein — protein sequence MSGLALSGAAAASLPELTTGRLLSTWRPDVAALLLIAVLGGLYGWGVLRLRRRGERWPVPRTAAFALLGLGTLAVATMSALAVYDTELFWPAAVQNVALDLIAPLGLALGDPLRLAMSALPERGAGRLRNAVSGRLVRLLTFPLVSSALVLVSELCIYFTPYFETALRHGALHELMYLQLLVAGSLFVLPVLTREEALPAWCNHPVRAALVFLDGLIDALPGIVVMTHSTLIAGAWYLRHAPAWAPDVQHNQQVGGGAMVTIAELVSLPFLLAILVQWSRADRAQRVVLDRRLDEELAPAAPVAGRPEKEELVRPWWETDGGTVGQRMRQGRPQG from the coding sequence ATGTCTGGACTGGCGCTGAGCGGGGCTGCCGCGGCGAGCCTGCCCGAGCTGACCACGGGACGCCTGCTGTCGACGTGGCGGCCGGACGTGGCGGCGCTGCTGCTGATCGCCGTCCTGGGCGGCCTGTACGGCTGGGGCGTGCTGCGGCTGCGCCGCCGGGGCGAGCGCTGGCCCGTGCCGCGCACCGCGGCCTTCGCGCTGCTCGGACTCGGCACGCTGGCCGTCGCGACGATGTCCGCGCTGGCGGTGTACGACACCGAGCTGTTCTGGCCGGCCGCCGTCCAGAACGTGGCTCTCGACCTGATCGCGCCGCTCGGTCTCGCGCTGGGCGATCCGCTGCGGCTCGCGATGAGCGCGCTGCCCGAGCGCGGCGCGGGGCGGCTGCGCAACGCGGTGTCCGGGCGTCTGGTGCGCCTGCTCACCTTCCCGCTGGTCAGCAGCGCTCTGGTACTCGTCAGTGAGCTGTGCATCTATTTCACGCCGTACTTCGAGACGGCGCTGCGCCACGGCGCGCTGCACGAGCTCATGTACCTCCAGCTGCTGGTCGCCGGGAGCCTGTTCGTCCTGCCGGTGCTCACCCGCGAGGAGGCGCTGCCGGCCTGGTGCAACCATCCGGTGCGGGCCGCGCTGGTCTTCCTCGACGGGCTGATCGACGCGCTGCCCGGCATCGTGGTCATGACCCACAGCACGCTGATCGCGGGCGCCTGGTACCTGCGTCACGCTCCGGCGTGGGCGCCCGACGTCCAGCACAACCAGCAGGTCGGCGGCGGCGCGATGGTCACCATCGCCGAGCTGGTGTCGCTGCCGTTCCTGCTCGCGATCCTGGTGCAGTGGTCGCGCGCCGACCGTGCCCAGCGGGTGGTGCTCGACCGCCGACTGGACGAGGAACTGGCTCCGGCCGCCCCTGTCGCGGGACGGCCGGAGAAAGAGGAGCTCGTGCGGCCCTGGTGGGAGACCGACGGCGGAACCGTCGGCCAGCGGATGCGCCAGGGGCGGCCCCAGGGCTGA
- the melC2 gene encoding tyrosinase MelC2, producing the protein MAVRKNQADLTTDEKRRFVAALLQLKRNGRYDTFVSTHNAFIMSDTDTGDRVGHRSPSFLPWHRRFLIEFEQALQSVDASVTLPYWDWTADRTATSSPWAADFLGGTGRSRDGQVMDGPFAQSAGGWNLNIRVDGRTYLRRALGAAVAQLPTRAEVDGVLAMTTYDMAPWNSASDGFRNHLEGWRGVNLHNRVHVWVGGQMGTGASPNDPVFWMHHAFVDKLWTQWQSRHPGSSYLPTAGTRDVVDLHDTMRPWNNVTPADLLDHRRYYTYDTVA; encoded by the coding sequence ATGGCCGTTCGCAAGAACCAGGCGGACCTGACCACCGACGAGAAGCGCCGCTTCGTCGCCGCCCTGCTACAGCTGAAGCGCAACGGGAGGTACGACACCTTCGTGAGCACGCACAACGCCTTCATCATGAGCGACACCGACACCGGCGACCGGGTCGGCCACCGCTCGCCGTCGTTCCTGCCCTGGCACCGCAGATTCCTCATCGAGTTCGAGCAGGCGCTCCAGTCGGTCGACGCGTCGGTCACGCTGCCGTACTGGGACTGGACGGCCGACCGCACCGCCACATCCTCGCCGTGGGCGGCCGACTTCCTCGGCGGCACCGGCCGCAGCCGCGACGGCCAGGTGATGGACGGACCGTTCGCCCAGAGCGCGGGCGGCTGGAACCTCAACATCCGGGTGGACGGCCGCACTTATCTGCGCCGGGCCCTGGGAGCGGCGGTGGCGCAGCTGCCGACCCGGGCCGAGGTCGACGGTGTGCTCGCCATGACGACGTACGACATGGCGCCGTGGAACAGCGCGTCCGACGGCTTCCGCAACCATCTGGAGGGCTGGCGCGGGGTCAACCTGCACAACCGGGTCCACGTGTGGGTGGGCGGGCAGATGGGGACGGGGGCCTCCCCCAACGACCCGGTGTTCTGGATGCACCACGCGTTCGTGGACAAGCTCTGGACGCAGTGGCAGTCCCGGCACCCCGGCTCGTCGTATCTGCCCACGGCCGGGACGCGTGATGTGGTGGACCTGCACGACACGATGCGGCCGTGGAACAACGTGACCCCGGCGGACCTGCTCGACCACCGCCGCTACTACACATACGACACGGTGGCCTGA
- a CDS encoding transcriptional regulator has protein sequence MTRQARTAEEIIAATAAELAPPADANRLVPLIESAAAPRSALAGLALEQRHIIASDRRAFLLLAERAGRGTACAEFFGTLADGETLALDRLGAYEAALGLTAEDIGQYEPRAGCQAYPAYVAWLALNGEPPSVALALTANFAAWGGYCARVAGALRTRYGFTDKACGFFDFFAGPAPELERQAVAAVAAGSDDEHGEGVAGGLRYGRLLQTYESMFWNTLAERT, from the coding sequence ATGACTCGTCAGGCGCGTACGGCTGAGGAAATCATCGCGGCCACGGCGGCCGAACTCGCTCCCCCGGCGGACGCGAACCGCCTCGTCCCCCTCATCGAGTCCGCCGCGGCGCCCCGCTCCGCGCTCGCCGGGCTCGCCCTGGAGCAGCGCCACATCATCGCCTCCGACCGGCGGGCCTTCCTGCTCCTGGCCGAGCGCGCCGGCCGGGGCACCGCGTGCGCGGAGTTCTTCGGCACGCTCGCCGACGGCGAGACGCTGGCCCTGGACCGGCTCGGGGCGTACGAGGCGGCCCTGGGCCTGACCGCCGAGGACATCGGGCAGTACGAGCCGCGGGCGGGCTGTCAGGCCTATCCGGCGTACGTCGCCTGGCTGGCGCTGAACGGCGAGCCGCCGAGCGTGGCACTGGCCCTCACCGCCAACTTCGCGGCCTGGGGCGGGTATTGCGCGCGAGTCGCCGGGGCGCTGCGCACCCGGTACGGATTCACCGACAAGGCGTGCGGCTTCTTCGACTTCTTCGCGGGCCCGGCGCCGGAACTCGAACGCCAGGCGGTCGCGGCCGTCGCCGCCGGGTCGGACGACGAGCACGGCGAAGGCGTCGCCGGCGGCCTGCGCTACGGGCGGCTGCTCCAGACCTACGAGTCGATGTTCTGGAACACCCTCGCCGAACGGACCTGA